GATTTATTTTATCGTTTTCTGCACTTCACCCGGTCGCTCCGCATCCTTGACCTTCTCCGGCGCTATGATGCCGCCCGATATGATAAGACGGAAGGCCTCCTCCACGGTCATGTTAAGATTGACCACGTCACCCTCGGGGACCATGATGTAAAACCCTGATGTCGGATTCGGTGTCGTGGGCACAAAGAGATTGATGCAGTGCTGATTCGTTTTCTGCTGGACCTCTCCCTTGGCTTCGCCCGTTACAAAGGCAATGGAATACAGTCCCTTGCGCGGATACTCGATAAGGACCACCTTTTTGAAACTGTTGGCCTTTTCGCTGAACAGGGCATCGACAAGTTTTTTCACGGCACCGTAGATACCACTTACAAGAGGTATCCTGGCAACGATCCTTTCACCGATCTGTACGACCTTATTGCCGATATAGCTCTTGACGATGAGTCCCAGGACCAGTATCAGGATCAGGGCTATGAGAATATCAAGGCCCGGAATGGGAAAGGGAAGCAGGTTCTTGAGCTGGAACCGGGCCGGAACGATATCAACGATCCTGTTCAGAAACTTGATTATGAACAGGATAATGTATATGGTCGCCGCTATCGGGATAATAGCGGCGATACCTGTCAGAAATGTGTTCTTCAGTTTTTTACGCATTGACATGCCGTCATAAACCCCTTCATGTAAAGCGAGCCTTTGTTATCAAAAACCCCCTGTTATTTCAACCTATCTTTTCCCGACAAAAAACGGGGCTTCAGTGCCCCGTTTTCAGATACTTCTGTGACGTGATCCCGGAATCGGTCTTTCCTGTTGTCACCGGTTGATCTTTTTGACCTTGTTTTCATTGCCGAGGAGAACACAGGTGGCCTTCCAGCCTTTCACCTCGCTCTCGTCCACGTTGACATAACTGGCAATGATGATCAGGTCCCCTTTTGAACATTTCCTCGCCGCGGCACCGTTGAGACAGATGACACCCGACTCCCTTTTCCCCGGAATCACATAGGTTGAGAACCTCTCCCCGTTGGACACATTGTAGATGTCAACCTTTTCATGATTCACGATATCGGCGATCTCCATGAGATTCTCATCGATCGTGATGCTGCCCTCATAGTGGAGGGACGCGTCGGTTACCGTGGCCCGGTGCAGCTTTGATTTCAGCATTATCCTCTGCATGATTCACCCCGCCCTTCATGTTTTTTATATTTCAAGAGGTTCACCGAATACGTAATTATCGATCAATCGCGGCACACCAACCCAGACCGCCAGGGCCAGCACGGATTCACCTGAAAGGGTTTCGACGTCCTCCATGGTCGCCGTGTCGCAGATCTTTACATAATCGACCTTCGTACCGGAATGCTTGTCGATGAAATCCCGAACAGCCTGAATGATCTTTCCGGCACTTCTTTCTCCCCGGTCATAAAGACCGGCCGCGAGCTTCAGGGAACGGCTGAGGCTCAGCGCCGATTCCCGCTCGTCTTCCTTCAGATAGGAGTTGCGCGAACTCATGGCCAGGCCGTCCGCTTCCCGAACCGTCGGGAGGCCGACGACCTCGAGGTCCATGTTGAGGTCTTTCACCATCCGCTGAATCACAACAAGCTGCTGAAAATCTTTTCTTCCGAATATGGTCACGTGAGGTTTGACGATGTTGAAGAGCTTGGCGCAGACCGTGGCCACTCCTCTGAAGTGGCCGGGCCTCGTAAGACCACAGAGATTCTGCGTAACGTTCTCTACGGTCACATAGGTTTGATACTGCGGGGGATACATCTCGGCATTGGATGGATAAAAAATGACGTCGCAGCCTGCTTCACGGGCAAGCATCTCGTCACGCTGAAAATCCCGGGGATACTTGTCGAGGTCCTCGCTCGGCCCGAACTGTGTCGGGTTCACGTAAATGCTGACGACCAGACGATCTCCCCTTCTTCGCCCCTCTTCCATCAGGCTCAGATGTCCCCGGTGAAGATACCCCATGGTGGGAACAAAAGCTATTTTGGTCCCCTGCCCCCTGAGGGACTCGGAATATCTCTGCATTTCATGAACAGTTTCAATAACTTTCATCGTTCCACAATAAAAAAGCCCCACGTCGGAGACGGGAGGCCTGCGGTATCATCCTCGTAATACATTGTTTCAAACCTTCCGTCCCAGTCCGTTCCCGGATCCAGGCGGTTTTTTTCGGCACCTGCCTAACAGATGTAACACATAATTGTCAAGTAATTTCTGTGATGAATTCGTAAAAAAGTTCCACAAACGGGCAAGGGCGTGGGGCGAAAACATATACGGATTACGGATTATGGATTATGGATTACGAATAACGATTCCCGAGCCCCGACAGTCATTTCTCAGAGACCGCCCGGGTTATCGCAACGAATTCTTCCACGGTCAGCGTTTCACCTCTTCTCCGGCCGTCGATGCCGAGAGAGGCAAGAAGTTCCCCGGGGTCCAGGCCCGTTCGATCCAGAAAGGAAGCAGTCCTGAGGTTGTTCAGCAGCGTCTTTCTCCTCCGGGCAAAGGCGGTCCTCACAACGGTGGTGAAAAGTTCATCGTCCGCGACATCTCCCCGCGGCTTGTCGAGGATCTCGAATTTAAGCACCGCGGAATCGACTCGGGGCTTTGGGTAAAAACAATGGGGAGGAACGGCCATCATCTTCCACGAACGGGCGTACCGGGCCGTCAGGACCGAGAGGATCCCATAGTCACGGCCTCCGGGCGACGCCGTTATGCGGTCCGCCACCTCCTTCTGAAACATAAGGACCATCGAGGAAATGACCCGCCGCGATGAGAGCAGGTGAAAGAGTATCTGGCTGGAAATATTATAGGGTATGTTTCCGAGGACCTTCACCGTCGACGGCGTACCGACCATACCGTCGAGAAAAGAGGCAAAATCACAGGTCAGAACGTCGGCTTCCAGCACGGTCAGATTCGGAAACTCCATCAACTCGCTGCGGAGGATTCCGATCATCACGGGGTCGACATCGATCGCCACAACGCTCTGGGCCCGCTCGGCGATACGGGCCGTCATGACACCGAGGCCGGCGCCGATCTCAATGACCCGGTCGTCTTTCCCGATATCCGCGGCATTGACGATCTTGCCGATGATGTTCGGATCGATGAGAAATGATTGCCCCAGTCCCTTTCGGGGACGCAATCCATATTTTTTGATGAGTTCCCAGGGCGTCGTCATGACCGGTTGCGGCACCCCTTTCTTACCGCCGTCACGCGAACCTCAGCAACCACCGGGTTTCGGTCTGTCGTCGAGGGGCCACCGGGAAACGGGTGCCAGGTCATAGCCGTCCCTCCTTCCCGCGGCGAGAAGATGCGTCCCCACAACGGCCACCATCGCCGCGTTGTCCGTGCAGAGCACCGGTGGCGGAACGAAGATATCGATCCCCCTGGCCTCCCCTTCCTGACGGAAACGCTCCCGGAGCCTGCTGTTCGCAGCGACACCTCCCGAAACGACGACACGGGCAAGACCATGCTCACCGGCCGCCCGAAGGGTCTTTTCAACGAGCACTTCCACCACCGCTTCCAGATAACTTGCCGTTATATGTGGTAATTCGTCCTTTGAAACGGGAGTTTCCCGTTTTTTGAGGTAGGTAAGCAAGGATGTCTTCAGCCCGCTGAAGCTGAAATCATTGCTTCCGCGCATGGCCTGGGGAAACCGGATGTACGACGTATTACCCCCCCTCGAAAGCCGGTCGATGACGACGCCACCCGGATATCCGAGGTCAAGCATCTTTGCCGCCTTGTCAAGGGCTTCTCCGGCGGCATCATCCCTGGTCTGTCCCAGGACCGTAAAGCTTTCGAAACCGTCGACCCGGTAGATATTCGTATGACCGCCCGACACGACCAGCGCCGCAAAGGGAAAATCAGGGCGGTTCTCCGCGAGAAAAACGGCGGCGATATGGCCCTCGATGTGATTCACCCCGACAAAGGGAAGACCCCGTGCATACGCCAGTGCCTTGGCGGTGGTAAGGCCCACCAGGAGCGAACCCACGAGACCGGGTCCCCGGGTCACGGCAATGCCGTCAATATCGCTCATGGTAACACCCGCGCCGTCAAGCGCCTCCTGGATAACGGGCATGATCGCTTCGATATGCTTTCGCGAGGCTATTTCAGGCACAACACCGCCGAACCGTGTGTGGATGTCTATCTGAGAGGCGATCACGTTCGACAATGCCCGTGTCCCGTCGGCCACAACGGCGGCGGCGGTTTCGTCACAGGATGATTCTATTCCCAAAACAAGCATGGACCGTTCCCTGATATAATGAATACTCGCTCCCGAAGGCATTGAACGCCCGCGGGAAAGATGTCCCTTTGCAAAGGATCGAAAAAGGTATATAAGAAAGCCCGTCGTTTGTAAATAGACAGGGATGAAAAATGGAAATTCAAAGTGATTTTCTCATTCTCGGCAGTGGTATCGCCGGACTGTGTTTCGCCATCAAGGCATCGGAACTGGGAACGGTGGCCGTGGTCACCAAGAAAGAGAAGGTTGAGTCGAACACCAACTATGCCCAGGGGGGGATCGCGGCCGTCACGACGGAGCGGGACAGTTTCGGCTCACATGTGGAAGATACGCTTCAGTGCGGTGCCGGGCTCTGCAAGGAACCGATCGTACGAATGGTCGTCACCGAGGGTCCGGATCGGATCAGGGAATTGATCGACTGGGGGGTTCACTTCACTAGGTCGGAAGAGGTCTATTCTTCCGAATATGATCTGGGACGGGAAGGCGGTCACAGTCACCGGCGTGTCCTTCACGCCGAAGACCTGACGGGAAGAGAAATAGAACGGGCCCTGATAGAAAAGGTATCATCAAAAAAGAACATCTCGATCTACGAGAATCACTTCGCCGTGAATCTCATCACCAAATCCCAGCTTACCGACGTCGGCAGGGGCAGGCGCGACACCTGCCTCGGAGCCTATGTCTTCGATATCGAGAACAACTGTGTCCATACCTTCCGCGCCCGTTTCACGGTGCTGGCAACCGGCGGTTCCGGGAAAGTGTATCTCATCACCACCAACCCCGACATCGCCACGGGTGACGGCGTCGCGATGGCCTACCGGGCCGGCGCGGAGATCAACAACATGGAGTTCATTCAGTTCCATCCCACGTGCCTCTTCCATCCCGAGGTAAAATCATTCCTCATCAGCGAGGCGGTCCGCGGCGAAGGAGGGATCCTCAAGCTGCAGGACGGCACGCCCTTCATGGAACGGTATCACCCCATGAAGGACCTGGCACCCCGCGACGTGGTGGCGCAGGCCATCGACGCTGAACTGAAAAAATCGGGGGACCAGTTCGTTCTGCTCGACATCACTCACCGTGACCGTAACTTCCTCGCGGGGCGATTTCCTTACATATACGGGAAATGCCTTGAATTCGGCATTGACATGTCGGAAGACCCCATACCGGTGGCACCGGCGGCCCACTACCAGTGCGGCGGCGTCGCGATCGATCCATGGGGCCAGACCAACATCGACCGCCTCTTCGCCTGCGGAGAGGTCGCCTGCTCCGGCCTTCACGGCGCCAACAGGCTCGCAAGCAATTCGCTTCTTGAAGCACTCGTCTTTTCCCACAATGCCATCACGCGGATCACCGAACTACTGCCGGACGCCCGTGACATATCCATTCAGATACCATCCTGGAACCCCGGCGGAGCGACGGAAAGCGATGAATCCATCGTGGTTTCCCACAACTGGGACGAGATCAGGATGTGCATGTCCAACTATGTGGGGATCGTGCGTTCGAAGAAGAGACTTGAGCGGGCGCAGCGCAGGATCGACGTTATCAGCCAGGAAATAGACGAATATTACTGGAACTTCAAGATCACTTCTGATCTTCTCGAGCTCAGGAACATCGCCACCGTGGCGAAGCTCATCATCGAATGCGCCCGGATGAGAAAGGAAAGCCGCGGTCTTCACTTTAACATCGACTACCCCGAAAGAGACGACCGGAACTGGTTGAAGGACACGGTGCTCCTGAAAGATACCGGCCTTCGCCGGTCCCGCCGCGAAAAAACTGGTTGACAATCCCCGGGCGATGACCGTATGAAACATATCATACGGCCCGCCTTTGAAATTATCTACCGGGGGAAAATCAATGGGTGAAAATGTCAAGTCAACACCGCTGATTGACTGGCACAGGGGTCACGGCGCCAACATGTCCGTTTTTGGAGGCTACGAGATGCCCCTCTGGTATGGGACGGGGGCAAAAACGGAACACTGTTCCGTTCTGACCGCAGCGGGCCTCTTTGATACGAGCCATATGGCGGTCATCACCCTGTCCGGGTCTGATGCCTTCGACCTGCTCCAGTACTGTTTCACGAAGGACCTCACCTCATGCATCGGAAAGAACAAGGGCCCGCTGGTTCCGGGAAGATGCGTCTACGGCATTTTTCTCGACCCTGAGGGGTGCACGATCGATGACGCCATCGTCTATCGCCTGGACGAGACGGATTATATGATCGTTGTGAACGCCGGCATGGGTGTTGCGATAACGGCCCATCTGTCCGCAAACAGGTCGGGCCGAAGCGTCATCATCACCGATCTTACGGACCAGGTGGGAAAGGTCGATATTCAGGGTCCGGCAAGCGGCGGGATTATGAAAATGGTGTTGGAAAATCCCGGGGACGTACTGCGGGAAATGCCCTATTTCAGTTTCAAGGGCCGTTTCGACAAAAAGACGGCCTCACCTGACGCTCCGCGTATGAAGGACGGAAGGGCCTTCCTTCTTTCACGGACGGGTTATACGGGAGAGTTCGGCTTCGAGCTCTTCATGGAACGCGATCATCTCCTCGATCTCTGGGAGATGCTGCTCGACGCGGGCATGAAACAGGGCATGATCACCTGCGGGCTCGCGGCGAGGGATTCGTTGCGCGCGGGCGCCGTGCTCCCTCTTTCCCATCAGGACATCGGTGCCTGGCCCTTTGCGCGGAACCCCTGGCTGTTCGCCCTGCCGCACAAGGAAGACGCCCCGGGATTCACGAAAGACTTCATAGGAGCGGAAGCACTGCAAAACACCGGTCATGCCGATCACACCTACCCTTTTGCGGGTTTTGACCTGAGAAAGGTGTCCGTCGGCGATCCGGCCCGGGTATATGACCGTGAAGGAAGGGAGATCGGGACCGTGCTCACCTGCGCCACCGATATGGGGATCGACCGGGTCGAGGGCCGGATCTACAGTATTGCCAGCCCGGAGAAACCGGAAGGATTTTCACCCCGCGGCCTGTGCTGCGGATTCGTCAAGGTGAACAGGAGACTTGACCCGGAAGAACGGATACATCTGCGGGACAAGCGTCGAAGCATCGAGGTAATGATCGCGACGGACGTCCGGCCGGACCGGACGGCGCGGCGGCCCCTGGGCGAGATGCTCTGAAGGGAGGCGGTCAAGGGGGTTTCGGATTTGAAAAACATACCACGGTCCAAAGGAGAGACTTATGAAAGAAATTCAAGAACTTTCGATACCGGATGACCTGCGATACGCGAAGGACCACGAGTGGGCGCGGCGGGAAGCCGACCTGGTTCGTGTCGGCATCAGCGATTACGCCCAGGACCAGCTCGGGGACATTGTGTTCGTCGAACTTCCCGAAGTGGGCTCTGTATTTGACAAAGGACAGGAGTTCGGCTCCATTGAATCGGTCAAGGTCGTTTCGGACCTGTACATGCCCGTGGGGGGAGAGATCGTCGAGATAAACACGGCACTCGAGGAAACACCGGAACTGGTGAACCAGCAACCCTATAATGAAGGATGGCTTGTGGTGATCAAACCAGCCGATATAGCGGAACTGGATGGCCTCATGGAGCAGAAAGCCTACGTGGCCATGCTCGGGGGAGAAGAGTGATCCGATTCCTTTCTCATGTCGCGCCGACCGACCTGGTCGATACCGTCCCGGCCCTCACAAGACTGAAGGCATGCAATCCGTCATACATACGAAGGGCCGAGGCGGCCCTGAAAACCGGCCGGGATTTCGCGGAGAGGGTCATGCTTCCGCGGGTCCTCGACATTGACTCGCGCTGCACCGATGACCCGCGGTATTTTGACTGGGAGCTCTGGCGCCGGGCGAACAGTGAAAAACTGACCGTTGCCCTCATACCGGAAAAAATGGGAGGCCTCGGGTACACGGCGCTGGGAGCAACGATCCTCTGCGAAGAGATGACATCAGCCTGTATGGGAATGACGGCAAATATTCTGTTCAATAATTTCGGCCTTCTCGGTGCCCTTGTTGAATTCAGGACGGGGATCCTTATGCGGGTCATCAGTGACATGATAGAGGCGCAGCGCGCGGAGCGGCCGTTGTTCTGGGCCTGGGCCATCACGGAGCCGAGCGCCGGCACCGATGTGGAAGACGCGCAGGCCATGCGCACCATGAGACCCTCCACCTGGGCGGAAAAAGTGAAAGGCGGGTACCTGATCAACGGAACAAAATGTTTCATCACGAACGGGAGTCTCGCCCATTATGTGATAGCGACCATTCCCACGGACCGCGCGGCGCCGCTCGAATCGATGGCGACCTTTCTCATACCGGCGGATTCGAAGGGATATGCCGTCGGCAAGGTCGAGCGCAAATGCGGCCAGAAAGCGTCCCAGACGGCGGAATTGATCTTTGAGAACCTCTTTGTTCCCGAGGAAAACTGTTGGGAACCGCCGGGACGGGGGTTGCGGCATACCAGGGAAATTCTCTCGACGACGCGGGGGTTCATCGGTGCCGCCGCCCTGGGTGTCGCCCGGGGCGCCTTTGAGCGGTGTGTCGGCTTTGCCGCGGGCGTGTCGGTGCGCGGCCATCGTCTCATTGAAGAAGACTGGGTGCAGATAGCTCTCGCGGACATGTTGAAGGACATCAAGACGGTCCGGGCGGCCTGTTACAATTTTGCCGTATCCGTTGATACGCTCCATGTCATGCGGCTTTTTGAAAATCTGCCGGTTCGGGCGCTGCTCAGGATCGTACCGGAATCCTTTCTTATGGCAAATACCGTTAAAAAGCTGGCCGGCTCAGCGATCATTGAGAACATGGCAGCACGGCTCAAACAGTCACTCGTCTCAGACGAACGGGTGGAGGATTTCGTCAAGGAAGGCTCGGCGGTGAAGGTGGCCGGCACCGATCTGGCGACCCGGATATCGGTTCGCGTGCTTGACATAGCGGGGATCGAAGGCATGTCCTATCGGTACGGTCTCGAGAAAAGCTATCGTGACGCAAAGATCACACAGATCTACGAGGGAACCAATCAGGCGAACAGGATCGACCTTTTTCATGGTGACATCTACGGACGGCTCGGTTCGCTGTTCGTGAAAGAGGGACGTCCCGTTGGGACCTGAGAGAGCAAGAACACTTGAAACAGCACGGAAAGGAACGGAACCCTATGCCCTATATTCCTCATACCGACGAAGACATTGCGGCCATGCTCGAGGCGGTCGGCACGCCAAGCGTTTCCGATCTTTTCACGATGATACCGGCCGAATGCCGGGCAGGCAAAGACCTGGACCTCCCCGCGAACCTCACGGAATGGGAACTGAAGGACCACATGGGCGCGCTCGCTGAAATGACGGCCCGGGAACCGGAGTACACGATATTTCTCGGCGCGGGAAGCTACCGCCATTATGTTCCGGAATCGCTGACGCATATCCTGAACCGGACGGAATTCGTCACATCCTACACGCCCTACCAGCCGGAGCTGAGCCAGGGGACCCTCCAGGCGATATACGAGTACCAGACATTGATGGCCCGTCTCCTGGGAATGGAGATATCGAACGCCTCCCTGTACGACGGCGCGTCGGCTCTCGCCGAAGCCCTGCTCATGGCGGCGCGCGTCACAAAAAGAAAGACCGTGGCATTGTCAAACCTGATCCACCCTTTTTACCGGGACGTGGTCAGGACCTATCTCGAACCTTCGGGCCACGAGATCATCGAGATCTCGGCCGGTGAGAACGGAACAACCGATTGCGCGAGCCTTGATAATGTGGATGAGCTCGCCGCTGTCGCCCTGCAGTCACCCAACTTTTTCGGATGCATCGAAGCTCTTGCTCAGGCAGCCGACCTCGCTCACAAAAAGCAGGCACTGTTCATAACGGTCTTTACGGAACCGCTTGCCTACGGCCTCTATAAAAACCCGGGAAGCCTGGGCGCCGATATCGTGTGCGGTGAAGGTCAGAGTCTCGGCATTTCACAGAGCTTCGGCGGTCCCGGTCTCGGCATGTTCGCGACAAAAATGGAATATGTCCGGCACATGCCCGGAAGACTCGTGGGCAGGACAAAAGATGTCGACGGCCGTGATGGATACGTGCTGACGCTGGCAACCCGGGAGCAGCATATCCGTCGCGGGAAGGCGACGTCGAACATCTGCACGAACAACAGCCTCTGCGCCCTGGCGGCGACGGTGTACCTGGCGTCCCTCGGGGCCACCGGCATGCGGGACCTGGCCCGCCTCAACTATGATAAAACGGAATACCTGAAAGAACTTTTCAGAAAGGCCCGTTTTGAGATCCCCTTTCCGAAACCGACCTTTAACGAGTTCGTCGTGAAAATGCCGGCCGGTTCCGAATCGATATACAAACGAATGCTGGAGAAAGGGATCGTCGCCGGTCTGCCGCTCGATCCGTACTATCCCGAGCTGACCGACCATTATCTTTTATGCGTCACCGAGGTCATTTCAAAAGAAGATATGGACGCTCTGGTCACGGAGGCAAAATCATGAGTACGTTCACGGGCACCACCGGACTTGTCCACAACGAAGGCTCGCTCTGGAAAAGGGGGAAACGAGGGCGACGCGCCTATTCACAACCACGCCGTGATGTCGACACGCACCCCCTTGATGAAACGCTCATCAGCGAAGGGGTTGACCTGCCCGACCTCAGCGAACTGGACGTGGTACGGCATTTCACCCGTTTGTCCCAGTGCAATTTCAGCGTGGACAGCGGCATGTACCCTCTGGGCTCGTGCACGATGAAGTACAACCCGAAAATAAATGAGAAGCTTGCCGCCCTGCCGGGGTTTTCCGCCGCCCACCCCCTGCTTCCTTCCCTTCTGGCCCAGGGCATTCTCAGGATCATGCATGAACTGGAAACATGGCTCTGTGAGATCACGGGCATGGACGCCGCCACGCTGCAGCCCGCGGCCGGTGCCCAGGGTGAATTAACGGGCATGCTGCTCATGCATGCCTATCACGCCGGAATGGGCAGCCGCAGGACGAAGATCATCGTCCCCGATACCGCCCACGGAACGAATCCGGCCAGTGCCGCCCTTTGCGGGTATCAACCGGTGCCGGTCGCATCAAACGAGCGGGGCATCCTCTCTCCGGATGCCATCGCCGCCGTGATGGATGAAGAAACGGCGGGTATCATGGTGACCAATCCCAACACGCTGGGACTCTTCGAGGAGAACATCCGGGATATCGCGGACATTGTTCACGCCAAGGGGGGTCTGCTTTACGGCGACGGAGCAAATATGAACGCCCTCATGGGGATCGTCAGGCCGGGGGATATCGGCATTGATATCATCCATCTCAACCTTCATAAGACCTTTTCGACCCCCCACGGCGGCGGCGGTCCGGGTTCCGGTCCCGTGTGCGTGAAGGAAAACCTCGCGCCCTACCTGCCCGTTCCGCGCGTCATCGAAGAAAAAGGGAAGTATCACCTCTCGCAGGACCAACCACGATCGATCGGCAGGGTCCAGGCCTTTTATGGAAATGTGGGGGTCATGCTCAAGGCATATTGCTACATCCGCACGATGGGAGCGGAAGGGCTGAAACAGGCGAGTCAGATGGCCGTCCTCAACGCCAATTACATAAAGGAAAAATTGAAGGGCTCCCTCTACCTGCCCTATGACGTACCCTGCATGCATGAGTGCGTCTTCTCCGACAAACTGCAAAACCCCTTCAAAGTTTCGACGCTCGACATGGTCAAGAGGCTCATGGACCTGGGATTCCATCCCCCTACGATATATTTTCCTCTCGTCGTACCGGGGGCAATTATGATAGAACCAACGGAAACGGAATCAAAAGAGGAGATCGACCTCTTTATTGAAGCAATGAAATCCATTTGCCGGGAAGCTTCTGAAAACCCCGGATTGCTTCACGAGGCACCCCTGAAATGCAAGGTTCGCCGTCTCGACGAAACGATGGCGGCGCGACACCCGTGCCTCGCGGGTTAGGATGTGTGCATAAAGGAGGACAATCAATGGAATCAAGAAAAAGAGCATGGAAGCGACCTCCCCGGGCCTGGTCGGTCCTGCTGTGTCTCTTGGGCGGAATCCTTCTGTGCACGGGATGCGGCCACGAAAAAGCGGCCCTTGACACGTCCAAGTATTTCACCGGGACCGCCTTTACGAACAGCATCGGCATGGAATTTCTCCTCATCCCCCCGGGAACGTTTCTCATGGGAAGCCCTCCAGGCGAAAAAGGAAGAGATGTCAACGAGCTGCAGCACGCGGTCACCATTGAAAAACCCTTCTTTCTCCAGACGACCGAGGTAACCCAGGAACAATGGAAGGCGGTTATGGGGACCGTGCCGTTCTATTACAAGCACTGCGGTCCTCACTGTCCGGTGGAGAGCGTGACCTGGTATGAAGCCGTCGATTTTGTCAGAAAGCTCAACAGCATGGAAAAGACAAAAAAATATCGTCTTCCCACCGAGGCCGAATGGGAATACGCCTGCCGTGCCGGAACGACGTCACCTTTCAATACCGGCTCCTGTATCACCGCCGCGCAGGCGAACTTCGATGGAAACCGGCCCTACCCCGGCTGTGAAGGCGGCATTTACATGGATGCCCCCATGCCTGCCGGAAGCTTCCCCCCGAATCCCTGGGGACTCTTCGACATGCATGGAAATGTCTGGGAATGGTGTAGCGAAAGCCGGCATGGAGTCGCGGAGGAATCAACAGCCCCTGTCGCAGGCCCCGCATCAAAGGAATACAGGACACATCGCGGTGGTTCCTGGTATAACGATGCTACTCATCTCCGCTCGGCAAGCAGAACCAGGCTGTATCCGATGTACAAATTCCGGTTCGGCGGGTTCCGGGTCGCCGCGGACACGGCATCCTGACGGCACTGACAGAACTGCCGCTCACGCGGGTATAAACGATTCCTCCCGAATCTGAACAAGCATGACGGCTTCCACGGGGCACACGCCTGTGCAGAGGCCGCATCCGATACAGAGGTCTTCGTCGACCACGGCGCAATCACCGTCATCGTCAAGCGCCAGGGCTTCAACAGGACAGATATCTATACAGGAACCACAGGCCGTGCAGAATTCCGTCTCCACGGAGGCACGGTATCTGCTCGGGGCCACGATCCCTCTCG
The genomic region above belongs to Deltaproteobacteria bacterium and contains:
- a CDS encoding DUF502 domain-containing protein codes for the protein MSMRKKLKNTFLTGIAAIIPIAATIYIILFIIKFLNRIVDIVPARFQLKNLLPFPIPGLDILIALILILVLGLIVKSYIGNKVVQIGERIVARIPLVSGIYGAVKKLVDALFSEKANSFKKVVLIEYPRKGLYSIAFVTGEAKGEVQQKTNQHCINLFVPTTPNPTSGFYIMVPEGDVVNLNMTVEEAFRLIISGGIIAPEKVKDAERPGEVQKTIK
- a CDS encoding aspartate 1-decarboxylase; protein product: MQRIMLKSKLHRATVTDASLHYEGSITIDENLMEIADIVNHEKVDIYNVSNGERFSTYVIPGKRESGVICLNGAAARKCSKGDLIIIASYVNVDESEVKGWKATCVLLGNENKVKKINR
- a CDS encoding pantoate--beta-alanine ligase; translated protein: MKVIETVHEMQRYSESLRGQGTKIAFVPTMGYLHRGHLSLMEEGRRRGDRLVVSIYVNPTQFGPSEDLDKYPRDFQRDEMLAREAGCDVIFYPSNAEMYPPQYQTYVTVENVTQNLCGLTRPGHFRGVATVCAKLFNIVKPHVTIFGRKDFQQLVVIQRMVKDLNMDLEVVGLPTVREADGLAMSSRNSYLKEDERESALSLSRSLKLAAGLYDRGERSAGKIIQAVRDFIDKHSGTKVDYVKICDTATMEDVETLSGESVLALAVWVGVPRLIDNYVFGEPLEI
- the rsmA gene encoding ribosomal RNA small subunit methyltransferase A, translated to MTTPWELIKKYGLRPRKGLGQSFLIDPNIIGKIVNAADIGKDDRVIEIGAGLGVMTARIAERAQSVVAIDVDPVMIGILRSELMEFPNLTVLEADVLTCDFASFLDGMVGTPSTVKVLGNIPYNISSQILFHLLSSRRVISSMVLMFQKEVADRITASPGGRDYGILSVLTARYARSWKMMAVPPHCFYPKPRVDSAVLKFEILDKPRGDVADDELFTTVVRTAFARRRKTLLNNLRTASFLDRTGLDPGELLASLGIDGRRRGETLTVEEFVAITRAVSEK
- the tsaD gene encoding tRNA (adenosine(37)-N6)-threonylcarbamoyltransferase complex transferase subunit TsaD; amino-acid sequence: MLVLGIESSCDETAAAVVADGTRALSNVIASQIDIHTRFGGVVPEIASRKHIEAIMPVIQEALDGAGVTMSDIDGIAVTRGPGLVGSLLVGLTTAKALAYARGLPFVGVNHIEGHIAAVFLAENRPDFPFAALVVSGGHTNIYRVDGFESFTVLGQTRDDAAGEALDKAAKMLDLGYPGGVVIDRLSRGGNTSYIRFPQAMRGSNDFSFSGLKTSLLTYLKKRETPVSKDELPHITASYLEAVVEVLVEKTLRAAGEHGLARVVVSGGVAANSRLRERFRQEGEARGIDIFVPPPVLCTDNAAMVAVVGTHLLAAGRRDGYDLAPVSRWPLDDRPKPGGC
- the nadB gene encoding L-aspartate oxidase; translated protein: MEIQSDFLILGSGIAGLCFAIKASELGTVAVVTKKEKVESNTNYAQGGIAAVTTERDSFGSHVEDTLQCGAGLCKEPIVRMVVTEGPDRIRELIDWGVHFTRSEEVYSSEYDLGREGGHSHRRVLHAEDLTGREIERALIEKVSSKKNISIYENHFAVNLITKSQLTDVGRGRRDTCLGAYVFDIENNCVHTFRARFTVLATGGSGKVYLITTNPDIATGDGVAMAYRAGAEINNMEFIQFHPTCLFHPEVKSFLISEAVRGEGGILKLQDGTPFMERYHPMKDLAPRDVVAQAIDAELKKSGDQFVLLDITHRDRNFLAGRFPYIYGKCLEFGIDMSEDPIPVAPAAHYQCGGVAIDPWGQTNIDRLFACGEVACSGLHGANRLASNSLLEALVFSHNAITRITELLPDARDISIQIPSWNPGGATESDESIVVSHNWDEIRMCMSNYVGIVRSKKRLERAQRRIDVISQEIDEYYWNFKITSDLLELRNIATVAKLIIECARMRKESRGLHFNIDYPERDDRNWLKDTVLLKDTGLRRSRREKTG
- a CDS encoding aminomethyl transferase family protein, which produces MGENVKSTPLIDWHRGHGANMSVFGGYEMPLWYGTGAKTEHCSVLTAAGLFDTSHMAVITLSGSDAFDLLQYCFTKDLTSCIGKNKGPLVPGRCVYGIFLDPEGCTIDDAIVYRLDETDYMIVVNAGMGVAITAHLSANRSGRSVIITDLTDQVGKVDIQGPASGGIMKMVLENPGDVLREMPYFSFKGRFDKKTASPDAPRMKDGRAFLLSRTGYTGEFGFELFMERDHLLDLWEMLLDAGMKQGMITCGLAARDSLRAGAVLPLSHQDIGAWPFARNPWLFALPHKEDAPGFTKDFIGAEALQNTGHADHTYPFAGFDLRKVSVGDPARVYDREGREIGTVLTCATDMGIDRVEGRIYSIASPEKPEGFSPRGLCCGFVKVNRRLDPEERIHLRDKRRSIEVMIATDVRPDRTARRPLGEML